The genomic interval AATGAGTATATACAGCATTTTCAGTGAAAAATAAATGTATTAATTTCTCTCCAAGAATAAGTATTTTATGAAAATTAATTCCCTTAAAATATTCAAAGTTCTCTTTTAAATTTTTATTAAAATTTTCTTCTGAAATTCTATCATCTGAAGCTGTATAAACATCTATAACAAAACTTTCGAAGTACTCACAATAAGTTTTTCTAGTATAAACTAATTTCTCATCCACTCCATATTTTGCAACTTTATAGTCATAAAAATCTCTAAATTTACTAATTATCTTCATATATCCCCCTTATGCTTCTTCTTCATATTAGGTCTAAATGAAGTCTTTAAATCAAAACCTTTACTAAGTATTTTATTTTCATTAGAAACTTCAGGGGAAATTTCTTTTTCACTTCTCTTATTAGCTAAAAATTCAACTAAACTTTGCCAGACAAAATCTTCATCAATGTATACTCCCATCTGTGATAAATTAGGATTATAAGTAAACTTATATACTGAATTATCGTATCTTGCAATTTTTCTATCAATACCACCAATATATTCTACTAAAATTATTGGCTCATTAAAAAGAACTTCCTCTTTTGAAATATTTAGATATGATAGAAATCTTTTTCTATCATAATTAAAAAAATCATCCCATAATTCGTTAAAAGTTATATGAATATCAAACTTTTTTCCATCATTAAAAGTAATTTCTTTTGTACCATCATAATAAGCCCAGTATTTGTATATAGTTTCTCCACCTATATCTTTAGGATTTTTGATATCAAAATGAGTATATACACCATCTTCTGTAAAAAATAAATGTACTATTTTTTCTCCAACAATAAGTATCTTGTTGTGATTAGTTTTATCAAAGAATTTAATATGTTCTTTTAAAATATTATCAAAATCTTCTACTGAAACTTTTTCAGGAACATTTTTATGTAGATTTAGGTATTGAAATTTCATCTTATAGTAGTCACAACAAGTTTTTCTATTGTAAATTAATTTTTCATCTACTCCATATTTTGCTACTTTGTAATCATAAAAATCTTTAAATTTGCTAATTATTTTCATTTTTCTCCTTTAATTTATAGGAGTTTATGCATGAAAACCTTCTCTTTTATATATTTGGTAGATAATTCCATGAAGTATAGCAACACCTATTGTACTTCCTCCTTTTCTACCATTTATTGTGATATATGGAATACCTAATTTTTTGAATTCTTCTTTTGATTCTGCTGCTCCAACAAAACCAACAGGAACTCCTATAACTAAGGCAGGTTTTTCTATCTCACCATTTTCTATCATTTCTTTTAATTGATATAGTGCAGTAGGTGCATTTCCTAAAATAAATATTTTTGTTTCAGGATCTTTTCCTGCTTTTCTCATTCCAACTATAGAACGAGTAAGTCCTTCTTTTTTAGCTTCTTCAATTACTTCTTTGTCAGAAACTAAACAATAAGCAGAACAGTTATATTTAGATAAGGCAGGTTTACTAAGCCCATTCACTATCATATTTGTATCACAATAAATTTTGCAACCTTTTTCTAAGGCTTTTAATCCACTTTCTATAGCATTATTTTGAAATTCTATTAAATCAGCATATTCAAAATCTGCTGAAGTATGAATTATTCTTTTAACTATAGGCATTTCACTTTCAGAGAATTTCTTCGCTTTATCTCCTAATTCTTCTTCAATAATTTCAAAACTTCTTTTTTCTATATCTCCCGGTACTTTTATATAACTCATCGTCATCACTCCATTTCATTCTTTTTATTATTTTTTTATATATTTTCTTGCTTTGTATTCTCCAACAGCCACTAAAAGATTTTCTTTGACTAAACTATTTAAAAATCTTCTTGCTGTAGCTTCTGAGATACCTAGCAAGCTTTGTGCCTCTTTATTGCTAATAGAATCATTTTGACCTAAATATTTTAGAACTAATTTAACTCTTTCTTTATTTTTATCAGTCATTTTATCAGTCGTTTTATCAGTCACTTCTTGTGTATCAATTAATTCTATTAAAGTTTTTTTTATAATTTCTAACATAAATAAAATAAATTCAGTGGACTCACCATCTTTATTTGAATTATTTATTGCTATATAATATTCTTTTTGATATTTTTGTACTAGACTTTCTATTGGTAACCAAGCAAAAAACTTTTTCCACTTAGAAAGAATCAAGCTATGCCATAGTCTTCCTATTCTACCATTTCCATCTTGGAATGGATGAATAAATTCAAACTCATAATGGAAAACTGCTGCTTTTATCAAAGGATGTTCCTTACTATTTTTAAGCCACAAAAATAAATTATTTATTAGTTCAGGAATATATTCTGGTAAAGTTCCCATATGTATTAATTTATCACCTTGATATACTCCAGCATTTTTACTTCTAAATCTTCCACTTTCTTTTATTAATTCACTTGTCATTATTTTATGTGCTAACAATAAATCTTTCATTGAATTCTCATTAAGTTCCTCAAGTCTTTCGTATATTTCATAAGCATTTTGAACTTCTTTTATATCTTTAAGAGGAGCCAAGACTCTTTTTCCATTTATTACATCAGTAACTTGCTCAAGAGTCAGAGTATTTTGCTCTATGGCAAGAGAAGAATAAATTGTTTTAATTCTATTTTCTCTTCTTAAAGTTAAATTTTTTTCAAATTCTTTCTCTGCACTTATTTTTCCAACAAGCTCTCCAATTTCATATACTAAATTAAGAATATCATTTGTTATTTTAAAAGGTGGTGAAAGTTCTTTCTTCATTAAAATAGCTCCTCTAATAATTTGTAACTTCCAAAAAAGTGTATATGTGGGTAGCCAGCATACATATTTTTTTCATGGAATATACATTCCCAATTTCTTCCATCTTTTTTAACAGCTTTAAATTCTCTTGTATCTTCCAATACAGTTTTTAATTTTGAATAGTGGAACTCATGTCCTTTAGCAACTTCAATATCATTTTTATCTCTTATAGATATATAACCAAATCTTGAGATATCCAATCTATTATTCATAACTACAGTACAAGGAACAAGCCCACACATTTGATGAAGAGTTTCATCTTTTTGCTCTATGGCATGGCTCAAATACATAAAGCCTCCACATTCAGCTAGAATATTCTTACCTTGTTCATAATTTTCTTTAATTGACTCTATCATTTCTTTGTTATTTGATAATTCTTCTGCAAAGTTTTCAGGGTAACCTCCTCCTAAATATATTGCATCACAATCAGGAACTTTTTTATCTTTTATAGGTGAGAAATATGTCATTCTAAATCCCATATATTCCAAAAATTCTATATTATCATTATAGTAAAATGAGAAAGCTCTATCTCTTGCTATAGCAATAACTTTTCCCTTATGTTTATCTTTTAAAGAAGATAGGTATAAAGGATATTCAATCTCATCTTTATCTATATTTATTGTTCTAGTTTCTTCAGTAGCGATTTTTTCTAAAGCTTCTAAATCTATATTTTTTAGAACAAGATTTTTTAGAATAAATAATTTATCTCTTAAATCTTCCACTTCATCAGCTTGTAAAAGTCCTAAATGTCTACTTGAAATATTTAAGGCTTCATTTTTTTCTATAAAACCTAAACACTTAACAGAAGTGTATTTCTCAATAGCTTCTTTAAATATAGCATAAGTTTTTTCACTTGAAACCTTATTTATTATAACACCTGCTATATTAACTCTAGGGTCAAGCATCTTATATCCTAAAATTTGTGCTGCTATACTTGTACTTTTCCCTACACCATCTACAACCAAAATAACAGGTATACCTAAGAATCTTGCTACATGTGCCGAGCTATTGTTATCTAAGGAATTATCTATACCATCATATAGCCCCATAACACCTTCGACTATTGATATATCCTTATGGTGTTTATAGAAACTATATCTTACCCCTTGTTCTCCCATCATATATAGATCTAAATTATAACTTTTATTATTTGTAATAAATTCGTGGAAACCTGGATCTATATAGTCAGGTCCAACCTTAAATGGTGATACATTGGCAAAGGCTGACATCAAAGCCATAGATATAGTTGTCTTTCCAATACCACTACTAACACCAGCAAGCATAAATGCTTTCATTTTTCCCTCCTTCTAACTGTTTTCGATGATTTTTATTTCATCAACAGTTAGTTCATAAATTTGTAAATTATTTAATTAACCCCTATACTCTATAATATCTGCTAAAGCTTCCAATACTTTTATATTTGATTCTCTATCTTTTATTGCAAGTCTGACAAAGTGATAATCTAAAAATTTAAAATTTGAAGCATCTCTTATCAGTATGTTTTTTTCTATCATCTTATCTCTTAAACTTGCTGAACTGATATTCTGTATTTTTAATAAAATGAAATTACATTCTGTCCTATATGCTTTTAGATATTGAAATTCACTTAATTCTTTATACATAAATTTCTTTTCTTCTAAAATCCACTTTTCAGATTTTTCAATATACTCTTTGTCATCAAGCATAACAAGACCTGCAAGATTTGCAAAAGTATTAACAGTCCAAGGCTCTTTTTCATCCCACATCTTATTTAAAATCTCATCATCAAAGCCTATTCCATAGCCTAGTCTAAGTCCAGGTATAGCAAAAAACTTTGTGAAAGCTCTCATAATAAAAATATTTTTATTTTTAAATAAAGAAACTGTTTTTTCTTGCCAATTTTCTATGAATTCTATAAAGGCTTCATCTACAAAAATTTTAGTGTTTTTATTTTCACAAGCAACAACTATTTCCTTTATATCTTCCAACTTAATAAATTGTCCTGTTGGATTATTTGGATTACAGAAAAGTAATAAATCGTAGTTATTAGTTTCAATTTCTTTTTTTAAATTCTCGATATTAGGATAAAAATTATCACTCTCTTTTAATTCAAAATAAGTTATCTCTGCTGAAACAGATTTCAAAGCTCTTTCATACTCAGCAAAACAAGGTGCAAGTATTAAAACCTTTTTTGGTTTCAAAGCCTTAAGATACAAAAATAAGATTTCTGTAGCTCCGTTTCCAACAATGATATTACTTAAATCTAATGAATTAAATTCAGCTATTTTTTTTCTTAAATCAATATAATAAGGATCAGGATAATTTACTAACTTATCAAAACTCTCTTTTGCTATATTTATAAATTTTTGAGGTACACCTAGTGGGTTGATATTTGAACTATAATCTAAAATATCATTTTTACCTTCTCTTTGAAATTTATAAATATTTCCTCCATGTAAATCTTTCATAAATACTCCAAATTTGTTAAAATTTTAATAGTCCATTTTTATCAAATTGAAAATCTGGTCCCCATACTACTTCCCAAAGATAATTGTCCAAATCAGAAAAATATGCATGATAGCCTCCCCAAAAAACATTTTGAGGTTCTTTAATAATTTTTCCTCCTGCATTTTTAACTAATTCAATAACTTTATCAACATCTTCTTTTTTCTCAACATTATATGCTAAGGTAAATCCACTAAAACTACTTCCAATTTTAAGACTGTTCTCATCTATATCTTTTATTAATAAATCCAATGGATATAATTCAAACTTTGTCCCTGGGGTATCAAAGAAACAAACTGGCGGATTATTTTCTTTGCAATTTGTTTTATATCCCAGACCATCTCTATAAAATTTTATTGCTTTCTCCATATTTTTTACACCTAGACAAATACAAGTAATTTTATTCATTTTTTACCTCCAATAATACTAACTAGTATAAATGATGTAGTTGTTATAAAAAATACAAAATATAAGATATTTAATGCTTTTTTATATCTCCAATTTTTATTTACTCATTACCTCTTAATTATACAAAATTCATACTAAATTAGTCAACTTTTTTATTTTAATTTGAATATTAAAATTTTATTTTTAAAAACATATTATAAAATTAAATAAACTATAGAATAATTATATATAGTAGACACTTACTTAGTCAACTTTTATTTCTGATAGAAAAGAAAAATTCATCTAAAAAAATTTTGCTCTTTTATTATTTTATAGAATGTATTATAATATAGAAGTGGCAATAAATGACCGTTCGGTCATATGGATGGAGGGATAGAATGAAAATAAGAAGTAGTCTAATTTTTGTGTCACTTATCTTATTAGTATCTTGTTCTAAAGTAAATATTGAGAATGAAAATAATGATATGATGAGTAGATTAAGAGAAAAAAAAGAAAGTACAGAAAAACTTAGAGTAGAAAAAGAAGGAATGATAGATTTAGAGGAAGCTATAGATCTAGCTTTGAAAAATAATACTCAAATAAAACTAAAAGAAATAGAAAGTCAAATAGCTAAAATTGATAAGAATATTTCTTTTGGAAATTTTTTACCAAGAATTTCAGCTATGTATTCAATCTCTGAATTAGATAGATATATGAGTGCAACTATTCCAGCTCCTGATGTTACAGTAGGAGTTTTAGGTGGAATAACTTTACCTTCACTTCCTGTTACTCTTACAAGTAGAATGGTAGATAAAGATTTTAGAAATTATGCTTTAAGTGCACAGCTTCCAATTTTTGTTCCTGCTACTTGGTTTCTATATTCAGCGAGAGAAAAGGGAGA from Fusobacterium pseudoperiodonticum carries:
- a CDS encoding precorrin-8X methylmutase codes for the protein MSYIKVPGDIEKRSFEIIEEELGDKAKKFSESEMPIVKRIIHTSADFEYADLIEFQNNAIESGLKALEKGCKIYCDTNMIVNGLSKPALSKYNCSAYCLVSDKEVIEEAKKEGLTRSIVGMRKAGKDPETKIFILGNAPTALYQLKEMIENGEIEKPALVIGVPVGFVGAAESKEEFKKLGIPYITINGRKGGSTIGVAILHGIIYQIYKREGFHA
- a CDS encoding pyridoxal phosphate-dependent aminotransferase, with the protein product MKDLHGGNIYKFQREGKNDILDYSSNINPLGVPQKFINIAKESFDKLVNYPDPYYIDLRKKIAEFNSLDLSNIIVGNGATEILFLYLKALKPKKVLILAPCFAEYERALKSVSAEITYFELKESDNFYPNIENLKKEIETNNYDLLLFCNPNNPTGQFIKLEDIKEIVVACENKNTKIFVDEAFIEFIENWQEKTVSLFKNKNIFIMRAFTKFFAIPGLRLGYGIGFDDEILNKMWDEKEPWTVNTFANLAGLVMLDDKEYIEKSEKWILEEKKFMYKELSEFQYLKAYRTECNFILLKIQNISSASLRDKMIEKNILIRDASNFKFLDYHFVRLAIKDRESNIKVLEALADIIEYRG
- a CDS encoding VOC family protein — its product is MNKITCICLGVKNMEKAIKFYRDGLGYKTNCKENNPPVCFFDTPGTKFELYPLDLLIKDIDENSLKIGSSFSGFTLAYNVEKKEDVDKVIELVKNAGGKIIKEPQNVFWGGYHAYFSDLDNYLWEVVWGPDFQFDKNGLLKF
- a CDS encoding cobyrinate a,c-diamide synthase codes for the protein MKAFMLAGVSSGIGKTTISMALMSAFANVSPFKVGPDYIDPGFHEFITNNKSYNLDLYMMGEQGVRYSFYKHHKDISIVEGVMGLYDGIDNSLDNNSSAHVARFLGIPVILVVDGVGKSTSIAAQILGYKMLDPRVNIAGVIINKVSSEKTYAIFKEAIEKYTSVKCLGFIEKNEALNISSRHLGLLQADEVEDLRDKLFILKNLVLKNIDLEALEKIATEETRTINIDKDEIEYPLYLSSLKDKHKGKVIAIARDRAFSFYYNDNIEFLEYMGFRMTYFSPIKDKKVPDCDAIYLGGGYPENFAEELSNNKEMIESIKENYEQGKNILAECGGFMYLSHAIEQKDETLHQMCGLVPCTVVMNNRLDISRFGYISIRDKNDIEVAKGHEFHYSKLKTVLEDTREFKAVKKDGRNWECIFHEKNMYAGYPHIHFFGSYKLLEELF
- a CDS encoding Fic family protein — encoded protein: MKKELSPPFKITNDILNLVYEIGELVGKISAEKEFEKNLTLRRENRIKTIYSSLAIEQNTLTLEQVTDVINGKRVLAPLKDIKEVQNAYEIYERLEELNENSMKDLLLAHKIMTSELIKESGRFRSKNAGVYQGDKLIHMGTLPEYIPELINNLFLWLKNSKEHPLIKAAVFHYEFEFIHPFQDGNGRIGRLWHSLILSKWKKFFAWLPIESLVQKYQKEYYIAINNSNKDGESTEFILFMLEIIKKTLIELIDTQEVTDKTTDKMTDKNKERVKLVLKYLGQNDSISNKEAQSLLGISEATARRFLNSLVKENLLVAVGEYKARKYIKK